In Aquila chrysaetos chrysaetos chromosome 17, bAquChr1.4, whole genome shotgun sequence, one genomic interval encodes:
- the MKRN1 gene encoding E3 ubiquitin-protein ligase makorin-1 has product MAEAVALGTTAGAAAAAAAALGTSAVAGATAAAFDFAAVPPPVVGPGGGGWTKQVTCRYFMHGVCKEGDNCRYSHDLSTSQSAMVCRYYQRGCCAYGDRCRYEHTKPLKEEEVTDVNPDAEVYPSVSSDFASLPETVEEIIAEIEDENIDLAAAGVGAEDWVNAVEFVPGQPYCGRAAPSCIEAPLQEMVIEEEYEKQPVDVEIKKELCPYAAVGECRYGENCVYIHGDVCDMCGLQVLHPIDAAQRSEHIKSCIEAHEKDMELSFAVQRSKDMVCGICMEVVYEKANPSERRFGILSNCSHTYCLKCIRKWRSAKQFESKIIKSCPECRITSNFVIPSEYWVEEKEEKQKLIQKYKEAMSNKPCRYFDEGRGSCPFGGNCFYKHAYPDGRREEPQRPKVGTSSRYRAQRRNRFWEFIEERENGDPFETDEDEVVTFELGEMLLMLLAAGGDDELTDSEDEWDLFHDELEDYYDLDL; this is encoded by the exons ATGGCGGAGGCGGTGGCTCTGGGAACAACGGCgggcgccgcggcggcggcggcagcggccctGGGAACATCCGCCGTCGCGGGAGCGACGGCCGCGGCCTTCGACTTCGCAGCCGTGCCGCCACCCGTCGTGGGGCCGGGAGGAGGCGGCTGGACCAAGCAGGTCACTTGCAG ATATTTCATGCATGGAGTTTGCAAGGAAGGAGACAACTGTCGCTACTCCCATGACCTCTCCACTAGTCAGTCTGCCATGGTGTGCAGGTATTATCAGCGAGGATGCTGTGCTTACGGAGATCGTTGCAG ATATGAACATACCAAGCcactgaaagaggaagaagtgaCTGATGTGAATCCAGATGCAGAAGTTTATCCCTCAGTATCCTCAGACTTCGCATCACTCCCTGAAACGGTTGAAGAAATTATTGCTGAGatagaagatgaaaatatagatctggcagctgctggagtAGGTGCTGAAGACTGGGTGAATGCTGTAGAGTTTGTCCCTGGGCAGCCATACTGTGGACGTG ctgctCCTTCCTGCATTGAAGCACCCTTGCAGGAAATGGTGATTGAGGAAGAATATGAAAAGCAGCCAGTAGATGTGGAGATAAAGAAGGAGCTGTGCCCCTATGCTGCAGTAGGAGAATGTCGTTACGGAGAAAACTGCGTGTATATTCATGGGGATGTGTGTGATATGTGTGGACTGCAGGTCTTGCATCCAATTGATGCTGCACAGAGATCCGAGCACATAAAG TCTTGCATTGAAGCTCACGAGAAGGACATGGAGCTTTCATTTGCCGTCCAGCGTAGTAAAGACATGGTGTGCGGGATATGCATGGAGGTGGTGTATGAAAAAGCTAATCCTAGTGAGCGCCGCTTTGGGATCCTCTCCAACTGCAGCCACACTTACTGTCTCAAGTGCATCCGCAAGTGGAGGAGTGCTAAACAATTTGAGAGCAAGATTATAAA GTCCTGCCCTGAATGTCGGATCACATCTAACTTTGTCATTCCAAGTGAGTACtgggtggaggagaaggaagagaagcagaaactcATTCAGAAATACAAGGAGGCAATGAG caaCAAGCCATGCAGGTATTTTGATGAAGGCCGTGGGAGCTGTCCATTTGGAGGGAACTGTTTTTACAAACATGCGTATCCTGACGGCCGCCGAGAGGAGCCACAGAGACCCAAAGTGGGAACATCAAGTAGATACCGg GCCCAGCGGAGGAATCGGTTCTGGGAGTTCATTGAGGAGCGAGAGAATGGTGATCCATTTGAGACCGACGAGGATGAGGTGGTGACCTTTGAGCTTGGTGAGATGTTGCTTATGCTGTTGGCAGCAGGAGGTGACGATGAGCTAACGGATTCCGAGGATGAGTGGGACTTGTTTCATGATGAGCTGGAAGATTACTATGACTTGGATCTATAG